In one window of Solanum pennellii chromosome 2, SPENNV200 DNA:
- the LOC107010462 gene encoding putative calcium-binding protein CML19 — MAECKQHQRLFDRFDENRDGKISAEELQQCVHLIGKDMSYEEAKAAVEHNDTDNDGLLDFEDFVRLIEGGSEEEKAHELKEAFKMYEMEGCGCITPESLNRMLSRLGESTTIDECRGMICRYDIDGDGLLNFHEFEIMMRC, encoded by the coding sequence ATGGCAGAATGCAAACAGCACCAACGCCTATTTGACCGTTTTGATGAGAACAGAGACGGGAAAATATCTGCCGAGGAGCTTCAACAGTGTGTGCATTTGATTGGCAAAGACATGTCATATGAGGAAGCAAAGGCTGCTGTTGAGCATAATGATACAGACAATGATGGCTTGTTGGATTTTGAAGATTTTGTGAGATTAATTGAAGGTGGAAGTGAAGAAGAGAAGGCGCACGAGTTGAAGGAGGCGTTCAAGATGTATGAAATGGAAGGGTGTGGATGCATAACGCCGGAGAGTTTGAATAGAATGCTTTCTAGATTGGGAGAATCAACAACAATTGATGAATGCAGAGGAATGATTTGCCGCTATGATATTGATGGCGACGGTCTCCTTAATTTTCATGAGTTTGAGATCATGATGCGTTGCTAG
- the LOC107010461 gene encoding protein LYK2 produces MIVAFQFWAFVFFFLFITLSALGEDLLSCDSKSPSASGYRCDRNVHLLQCGTFGILRTNSLYDSLFNLSSYLGINQYLLREANGFSPDTEFLATDQPLIIPLDCKCIGGFFESELRKTTTKGESFYSIAQSLEGLTTCKAIQEKNPNVTPWGLSEKTLLSIPLRCACPSPQEISLRTKLLLSYPVKQGDTIAALAISFNTTVDRIIDVNRRSQGASFRTNGLSPASTLLIPLEGKPKLGSFTKPQQPNLGYPAASVASSKIHKKKTKMRMMRVYIAVALVVFVAIVALPAVFLFYFLKRKGDILSKERDTELQKLSLSVRTTSEKKVSFDGSQNDLDGQIIDATPHKLFVETYTIEEIKKATEEFDSSNLIQDSVFHGRISGKNLAIKQMETSNISKIDFGLFNDAIHHHPNIIRLLGTCVTEGPDSFLVFEYAKNGSLKDWLHGGLAMKNQFIASCDCFLTWNQRLRICLDVATALQFMHHIMDPVYVHRNIKSRNILLDEEFKAKVGNFGMARCVEDDVAKGYLAPECLKQQIIAPSIDIFAFGVILLEVLSGQTPIRIRNVTEGEDEVALSEKMKVILESENADELREWVDSALGENYSFDAAVALANLARACVEEEPSLRPNAGEIVKKLSRLVEEKLLEGEEQLIISESSCKPLFKAEATSTTM; encoded by the exons ATGATAGTCGCTTTTCAATTCTGGGCTTTcgtatttttctttctatttattacTCTTTCTGCTCTTGGAGAGGACTTATTAAGCTGCGATTCCAAATCTCCATCTGCTTCTGGCTATCGATGTGACCGTAACGTGCATCTGTTACAATGCGGGACGTTTGGGATTCTTCGGACTAATTCATTATACGACTCGCTTTTCAATCTGAGCTCTTATTTAGGTATCAATCAATACCTTCTCCGAGAAGCAAATGGATTTTCTCCAGATACAGAGTTTCTTGCAACTGATCAGCCTTTAATAATTCCATTAGATTGTAAATGCATTGGTGGTTTCTTTGAATCAGAGCTAAGGAAAACCACCACTAAAGGTGAGAGCTTTTACAGCATTGCTCAATCTTTGGAAGGTTTAACGACTTGTAAAGCAATTCAGGAGAAAAATCCAAATGTTACTCCTTGGGGTCTCTCTGAGAAAACTCTCTTATCGATTCCATTGAGATGTGCTTGTCCTTCTCCACAAGAAATTAGTCTGCGGACGAAACTTCTTCTCTCATACCCTGTGAAGCAAGGCGATACGATTGCAGCCTTGGCAATCAGCTTCAATACGACTGTTGATAGAATAATTGATGTCAATCGAAGATCACAAGGAGCTAGTTTTAGAACTAATGGACTTTCACCAGCTTCAACACTTTTGATCCCACTCGAAG GTAAACCCAAACTTGGATCATTCACGAAACCTCAGCAACCGAATTTGGGATATCCAGCAGCAAGTGTTGCTTCATCAAAAATACATAAGAAGAAGACCAAAATGCGGATGATGAGAGTTTATATTGCTGTTGCTTTGGTTGTCTTCGTGGCGATTGTTGCGCTTCCAGcagttttcttgttttattttctcAAGAGGAAAGGGGATATTTTGAGTAAGGAAAGAGATACGGAGCTACAAAAGTTAAGTTTGAGTGTGAGAACTACGAGCGAAAAGAAAGTTTCATTCGATGGGTCTCAAAATGATCTTGATGGTCAGATTATTGATGCCACACCACATAAGTTATTCGTTGAGACCTATACTATTGAGGAGATAAAGAAGGCAACAGAGGAATTTGATTCCTCGAATCTTATCCAGGATTCTGTATTCCATGGCCGTATCAGTGGTAAAAATTTGGCAATCAAACAGATGGAGACTAGCAATATCTCAAAAATAGATTTCGGGCTATTCAATGATGCAATTCATCATCACCCAAATATCATTAGGCTCTTAGGGACGTGTGTTACAGAGGGTCCTGATTCATTCTTGGTGTTTGAATACGCGAAAAATGGTTCACTGAAGGACTGGCTTCATGGTGGTCTAGCaatgaaaaatcaattcattGCTTCATGTGATTGTTTCTTGACATGGAATCAGAGGCTAAGGATCTGTTTAGATGTAGCCACTGCCTTGCAATTTATGCACCATATCATGGATCCTGTTTATGTTCATCGAAATATAAAGAGCCGGAACATACTTCTTGATGAAGAGTTCAAGGCTAAAGTTGGTAATTTTGGTATGGCTCGATGTGTTGAAGATGATGTTGCAAAAGGTTACCTGGCTCCAGAGTGTCTTAAACAACAAATCATTGCCCCGAGCATTGATATCTTTGCTTTCGGGGTGATATTACTTGAGGTGTTATCAGGCCAAACACCTATAAGAATTAGAAATGTTACTGAAGGAGAAGATGAAGTTGCCCTCTCTGAGAAAATGAAGGTTATTTTGGAGTCAGAGAATGCGGATGAGCTAAGGGAATGGGTGGACAGCGCGTTGGGAGAGAATTATTCATTTGATGCAGCAGTGGCATTGGCAAATTTGGCTAGAGCATGTGTGGAGGAAGAGCCGTCATTAAGACCAAACGCTGGTGAAATTGTGAAGAAGTTGTCAAGATTGGTTGAAGAAAAATTACTGGAAGGGGAGGAGCAACTCATAATCTCCGAAAGCTCTTGCAAACCTTTGTTCAAGGCTGAAGCCACCAGTACTACCATGTGA